A region of the Pseudomonas sp. A34-9 genome:
CGTTCGTGCAGAGCAGCGATGACCGGAGGCCATACATACTTCATGCAGAACAGTACAAAAATCAGGAACGCAACGGACTGGCCAATCAGGGTCGCATTAATGTTCACGCCAACACCTCGCAGTTACGTTGTCCATCACATCAAATTACTCGGAAGAATCCGGGTAATTAGCCAGCGATCTGACCAACGAACGGGTTCGCAAAGGTGAAGAACAGAGCGATACCAACACCGATCATGGTTACGGCGTCGAGCAGACCGGCAACGATGAACATTTTAACTTGCAGCATTGGAACCATTTCTGGCTGACGCGCTGCGCCTTCCAGGAACTTGCCGCCCAGCAGGCCGAAACCAATTGCGGTACCCAGTGCGCCCAGGCCGATCAACAGTGCAACAGCGATAGCGGTTAGACCAACTACAGTTTCCATCTTTCCTCCCGACTTTTACGTCGTATGGTTTAGGTTTTTTAGATTAAAGCGGTAAAACAAATCGTTTCAGGTGCCCTGTGAAGAGCCCCTTCCCGTTTGACCGGGAAGGACATCAGACTAGTCGAGACTGGTCTTAATGGTTTTCTTCGTGCGCCATCGACAGGTAGACGATGGTCAGCATCATGAAGATGAACGCCTGCAGCGTGATGATCAGGATGTGGAACACAGCCCATGCCCACTGCAGAACAACGCCCAGGCCGCTCAGCCAGAGCAGGCCGCTGCCGAACATCACAGCGATCAGAATGAACACCAGCTCGCCGGCATACATGTTGCCGAACAGACGCAGAGCCAGAGAGATCGGTTTGGCGATCAGGGTCACGAATTCCAGCAGGAAGTTCACCGGGATCAGCAGGGCTTGAACGAAGATGTTCTTGCTGCCAAACGGGTGCAGGGTCAGCTCGCCGATGAAGCCGCCGAGGCCCTTGACCTTGATGCTATAGAAAATGATCAGTGCGAAAACCGAGAACGCCATGCCCAGGGTCGCGTTCGGGTCGGTGGTCGACACGGCACGGAACGGGATGTGGTGGTCGCCGGAGATCAGGATGGCCAGTTGAGGAATCCAGTCGACCGGTACCAGGTCGACGGCGTTCATCAGGAACACCCAGACGAAGATGGTCAGTGCCAGCG
Encoded here:
- the atpE gene encoding F0F1 ATP synthase subunit C, whose protein sequence is METVVGLTAIAVALLIGLGALGTAIGFGLLGGKFLEGAARQPEMVPMLQVKMFIVAGLLDAVTMIGVGIALFFTFANPFVGQIAG
- the atpB gene encoding F0F1 ATP synthase subunit A codes for the protein MAETTASGYIQHHLQNLTFGQLPNGGWGFAHTAAEAKEMGFWAFHVDTLGWSVALGLIFVLLFRMAAKKATSGQPGALQNFVEVLVEFVDGSVKDSFHGRSPVIAPLALTIFVWVFLMNAVDLVPVDWIPQLAILISGDHHIPFRAVSTTDPNATLGMAFSVFALIIFYSIKVKGLGGFIGELTLHPFGSKNIFVQALLIPVNFLLEFVTLIAKPISLALRLFGNMYAGELVFILIAVMFGSGLLWLSGLGVVLQWAWAVFHILIITLQAFIFMMLTIVYLSMAHEENH